One segment of Asterias rubens chromosome 2, eAstRub1.3, whole genome shotgun sequence DNA contains the following:
- the LOC117305079 gene encoding leucine-rich repeat-containing protein 15-like, producing MIMKAFPWRKEPYYTRTNSGFLRCLVGLFLVSDLQVSTACPDLCQCDQQTVTCPDAALIPVDIPEETTILKFPNHRFTNLPGYTFLPHNLNSLQELHLREGNLEIIDDNAFHGLPQLKSLHLDYNNIETIAPNAFDGLGRVTHLYLYYNKLQQLHPRQFVGLTLLYWLSLSFNALTDIPANAFQGLENLHILYLRYNHLSVLGDYRSFSGLHHLQMLSLENNHALRTIGDETFSQLYALTDLELGGNLLAATSFTEATFSGLHKLTTLNFHDNPLGVVPSLAFKPIPQLDKIYLTSCQLRSVQPGDFQYVPELKELYLDDNVALIEIPTHTLTELPLLEMLHYSQTSITEIPAFSFQNATNLRKLVIADSKLSSIKENGFDGLENIHQLDLSNNKLTTLFHNILDSIQLSGNLEIDLSDNPWACDCHLRDFVQRVEKRYTPKQVTQVFNSSQPPPKCQSPPQLAGQGIFSVPTHSLSCDAPTPKDATHEANHRKVTIGSCVGLATVVLLCTVCGIFFYRKRQRKAREMLRSINDSLFPLDDDISI from the coding sequence ATGATCATGAAGGCGTTTCCATGGAGAAAAGAACCTTATTACACAAGAACCAATAGTGGCTTTCTCCGTTGCTTAGTTGGGCTGTTCCTTGTCTCGGACTTGCAGGTCAGCACAGCATGCCCAGACCTCTGCCAATGTGACCAGCAAACAGTCACCTGTCCCGACGCTGCACTTATTCCTGTCGACATTCCCGAAGAGACTACTATCCTGAAATTCCCCAACCATCGCTTCACCAACCTACCAGGTTATACATTCCTCCCTCACAATCTCAACAGTTTACAAGAGCTTCATCTGAGAGAGGGCAACTTGGAGATCATTGACGACAACGCCTTCCACGGCCTTCCACAACTCAAGTCACTTCATCTAGACTACAATAATATTGAGACTATAGCGCCTAACGCATTTGATGGTCTCGGCAGAGTGACACACTTGTATTTGTACTACAATAAGCTCCAGCAGCTACACCCGAGGCAGTTTGTTGGTCTGACGCTGCTTTACTGGCTGTCGTTGAGTTTCAACGCTCTGACGGATATTCCAGCAAACGCATTTCAGGGTTTGGAGAATCTGCACATTCTTTACCTTCGTTACAACCATCTATCGGTGCTGGGTGATTATCGGTCGTTCAGCGGCTTACACCATCTCCAGATGCTTAGCTTAGAGAACAACCACGCCTTAAGAACTATCGGGGATGAAACCTTCAGTCAACTGTACGCACTGACGGATCTAGAGCTCGGTGGTAATTTGCTGGCCGCTACCAGCTTCACCGAAGCTACATTCTCAGGACTGCATAAACTGACAACCTTGAACTTTCATGATAACCCACTTGGAGTTGTTCCATCCCTTGCCTTCAAGCCCATCCCACAATTGGATAAAATCTATCTCACAAGCTGCCAGCTTCGCTCTGTCCAACCAGGGGACTTCCAATATGTTCCAGAGTTAAAGGAGCTCTATTTGGACGACAACGTCGCCCTGATAGAAATTCCTACGCACACATTAACAGAACTCCCACTGTTAGAAATGCTTCACTACTCACAAACATCAATCACTGAAATACCCGCATTCTCTTTCCAGAATGCAACAAATCTTAGGAAACTAGTCATCGCCGACTCAAAACTGAGTAGCATCAAGGAGAATGGATTTGATGGACTTGAAAATATCCATCAGTTGGacctttcaaataataaactgaCGACGCTATTTCACAACATCCTTGATTCAATACAGCTTAGTGGCAATCTTGAAATTGATCTAAGCGACAATCCATGGGCATGTGATTGTCACCTTCGAGATTTCGTCCAAAGGGTTGAAAAACGTTACACACCAAAGCAAGTAACGCAAGTTTTCAACTCCAGTCAGCCTCCGCCTAAGTGTCAAAGCCCACCCCAACTTGCCGGGCAGGGCATCTTCAGTGTCCCCACCCACAGTCTGAGCTGTGATGCCCCAACCCCCAAGGACGCAACCCATGAAGCAAACCATCGGAAGGTGACTATTGGGAGCTGTGTTGGTCTTGCTACCGTTGTCTTACTTTGTACAGTCTGCGGAATATTCTTCTATCGCAAGAGACAAAGAAAAGCGCGCGAGATGCTTCGTAGCATCAACGATAGTCTGTTCCCTTTAGATGATGACATTTCAATATAA
- the LOC117305092 gene encoding chondroadherin-like, with protein METQYRQVFWLWLMLAFFVASMQTIVNGEACDILILNRTADCSGRNLRTLPDPRSIQNTSAINFSRNALQRFPGENVEFTSPHLETLDLSQSQIEELDLMAFGFVPSLRYLNISHNKLSSIMNGSFINLKNLQDLDISFNNLLDLSEGLWEGLNEVKKLYLSSNSLTTLKAGAFDFLKQLVYLDLSENQISIIKEDAFTDLANLQHLNLYRNTLTEVPLFPDNFRRKLEKLNLQGNSISKLGPIAFGRCLYLHVLDLSKLDLDYVHALAFQGLPALTELYLDTNLLQTLQVQSIDGLHNLKSLTLFSNPWVCDCNFSKLAEYLVSNTSRNITVTRIESTSCRGSDTQMVPLHSLESRKLCTGTSHVVPAVVGSTVLVIAIIVMFCVCRKKKMHEPRSPGVAQQASPSFSEQSSPVTMTYFEDNLPGSSGANSSPSGDKSDVFTTSDHFYSSIKVVAPVYCYADSRDLLPQGPVGYPTKSSPKKCFTCPSKPGGDKEEAKDEELYLKPVKTPPIHL; from the coding sequence ATGGAAACTCAGTACAGGCAGGTTTTCTGGCTTTGGTTGATGCTAGCATTCTTTGTAGCGTCAATGCAGACGATTGTAAACGGAGAGGCATGTGACATTCTCATATTAAATCGCACCGCGGACTGCAGTGGAAGGAATTTAAGGACTTTACCAGATCCTAGGTCCATCCAAAATACCTCGGCAATTAATTTCAGTAGGAACGCCCTGCAGCGCTTTCCTGGCGAAAATGTAGAATTCACATCACCTCATCTTGAAACTTTAGATTTGTCGCAAAGCCAGATTGAAGAGTTGGATCTGATGGCGTTTGGGTTTGTGCCGTCTCTCAGGTACCTGAACATCAGCCATAACAAGCTTTCGTCTATTATGAACGGTTCCTTTATCAATTTAAAGAACCTCCAAGATCTGGACATCAGTTTCAACAACCTGCTCGATCTGTCGGAGGGACTTTGGGAAGGTCTGAACGAGGTAAAGAAACTGTATCTATCCAGTAATTCCCTGACGACACTAAAAGCAGGTGCTTTTGATTTCCTGAAACAGCTGGTATACCTTGATCTGTCAGAAAATCAGATCAGCATTATAAAGGAGGATGCATTCACTGACTTGGCAAATCTACAACATCTTAATTTATACCGGAATACCTTGACAGAAGTCCCCCTTTTCCCGGACAACTTCAGACGCAAGCTCGAGAAACTGAATCTCCAGGGAAACTCAATCAGTAAATTAGGACCAATTGCCTTTGGAAGATGTTTGTACCTTCATGTCCTTGATCTCAGTAAATTGGATCTGGATTATGTCCACGCATTAGCATTTCAAGGACTTCCAGCTCTAACAGAGCTTTATCTAGACACAAACCTGCTTCAGACTCTTCAAGTACAATCCATCGACGGCTTACACAATCTTAAATCTCTAACACTGTTCAGTAACCCCTGGGTTTGTGACTGCAATTTTAGTAAGCTCGCTGAATATTTGGTTTCAAACACAAGCAGAAATATTACTGTGACTCGCATCGAGTCCACATCCTGCAGAGGTTCTGACACCCAGATGGTGCCCCTTCATAGCTTAGAGAGCCGCAAGTTGTGTACCGGTACATCTCATGTAGTACCAGCGGTTGTTGGGTCAACAGTTCTTGTTATAGCGATTATAGTGATGTTCTGTGTCTGtcgaaaaaagaaaatgcatgAGCCAAGATCTCCAGGAGTCGCCCAACAGGCTTCGCCAAGCTTCTCTGAGCAATCTTCTCCTGTAACTATGACTTACTTTGAGGATAATCTCCCCGGTTCTTCTGGAGCTAACAGCTCCCCGTCTGGTGACAAGTCTGACGTCTTTACCACTTCGGACCATTTCTACTCGAGTATTAAAGTTGTCGCCCCTGTGTACTGCTATGCTGATAGTAGAGACTTATTGCCTCAGGGGCCAGTTGGCTATCCAACCAAGTCCTCACctaagaaatgttttacttgTCCTTCAAAACCTGGAGGGGATAAAGAGGAGGCCAAGGATGAAGAACTGTACCTCAAACCAGTGAAGACACCTCCCATTCACTTGTAG
- the LOC117305062 gene encoding protein artemis-like isoform X3, producing the protein MVGLGSQQFSQRLNSSTHIKLYCSEVTREFLLTDRRFVHLEPFLISLPIEEPTLITLCDDTKEKDKQVLVSLLAAGHCPGSVMFLFEGDEGNVLYTGDFRFAKGEAARMELLHSGNSVKDIKSAYVDTTFCVPEAMYIPSREQSKDALLDLVEQHIQKSPTHMVRLACKAKYGYEYLFVEISKEFNLKVHVSSLVMAQYERVPLLAKHLTTDGSTTQVHACRYMDCSMSNATDVLVVVPSTMWFTRNAQPSDVVRKIGRRYRLCFSFHSSFSEVRDFLSYIQPVNIYANVIPYRCTEEKINERLKDLKRGSKKSDVSESTSSYKPLGKLKVSARTVQRYNAAPCQFGSDITDELEALFNKTSPLVDRRKRIKLQENHHDGGFEADGDQQQRILMDTESSSSHSYIAMDDSDLSSCELDLFDSAPGQSQTHREDVKQPNHTSSESGDSVKSTNFPLHQTTKASTSSRTLTESSKPAEAETKFRSDTKLSGIKSKHNEISDWLRYLPNSLAVETQVLGKRNKSTMDGLFVDKTHEREVKNVDSLDMNSSLTTQPDNTERDKVRSKVSSKVRGQQSPNKKQTVESRLESHDEKQSIRNACHQDTKPDELSELTSSFAESDKTEEYKFSSSQELFPEEKVQDSSREEVQIQPGNCDSRTYQGILDVDDSGESKDKINDDSGFPTGSDSFRGNEALEHDYFRLNVASDPTQPSLHRNSSPLQSPNRINNLQSSDVHQIPSKSKEPLLPKTVTQSFADNIGQSLDTNYSGETFLPSSQSSLISQASSDFDIPCTPEGKKLHPSQVEEVRVMIARGDSIPLVSCKKKIESD; encoded by the exons GACAAACAGGTTCTGGTGTCGTTGCTAGCCGCTGGTCACTGCCCTGGATCTGTCAT GTTCTTGTTTGAGGGTGATGAAGGCAATGTGTTATACACCGGTGATTTTCGCTTTGCTAAAGGTGAAGCAGCACGTATGGAACTACTGCATTCTGGAAACAG cGTTAAAGATATCAAGAGTGCGTATGTTGATACTACATTCTGCGTGCCAGAGGCTATGTACATACCTAGCAGG GAGCAGTCTAAGGATGCTCTGCTTGACTTAGTAGAACA ACATATACAGAAGAGTCCTACCCACATGGTACGTCTAGCGTGTAAAGCCAAATACGGATACGAGTACCTGTTTGTGGAGATCAGTAAAGAGTTTAATCTAAAG GTACATGTGTCATCACTAGTCATGGCGCAGTATGAAAGAGTCCCACTCCTTGCCAAACATCTGACTACTGACGGCAGCACCACGCAGGTTCATGCATGCAGGTACATG GATTGTTCAATGAGTAATGCCACCGATGTGTTAGTCGTTGTACCAAGTACCATGTGGTTCACCCGTAATGCTCAGCCCTCTGATGTCGTAAG gaaaattgGCCGCCGGTACAGactttgtttttccttccacTCGTCATTCAGTGAG GTGCGGGACTTTCTCAGCTACATTCAACCAGTCAACATTTATGCGAATGTAATTCCTTACAGATGTACAGaggaaaaaataaatgaaag GTTGAAGGATCTGAAGAGAGGTTCAAAGAAAAGTGACGTCAGTGAGTCGACATCTTCTTATAAACCACTTGGCAAACTTAAAGTATCAGCAAGGACAGTTCAGAGATATAATGCTG CTCCTTGTCAGTTTGGCAGTGACATTACAGATGAGTTGGAAGCTCTATTTAATAAGACATCACCTCTGGTTGATAGAAGAAAGAGAATCAAGCTTCAAGAAAACCATCATGATGGAGGCTTTGAAGCTGATGGTGATCAACAGCAAA GAATATTGATGGACACAGAGAGTTCTAGTAGCCATAGTTACATTGCCATGGATGACAGTGACTTGAGCAGTTGTGAGCTAGACTTGTTCGATTCAGCACCTGGACAATCTCAGACACACAGGGAAGATGTGAAACAACCAAATCATACCTCATCTGAGTCAGGAGACTCGGTAAAGTCTACTAACTTCCCTCTGCATCAGACCACCAAAGCCTCAACGTCCTCTCGAACTCTGACAGAAAGTTCGAAGCCTGCTGAGGCAGAGACGAAATTCCGCTCAGACACAAAGTTGTCCGGCATCAAATCAAAACATAATGAGATTAGCGACTGGTTGAGATATCTTCCAAACTCGTTGGCCGTTGAAACACAGGTACTTGGAAAGAGGAATAAATCGACGATGGATGGGTTGTTCGTGGATAAAACACATGAAAGAGAAGTAAAGAACGTTGACTCTTTGGATATGAACAGTTCTTTAACAACCCAACCAGACAACACTGAAAGGGACAAggtcaggtcaaaggtcagttcaaaggtcagaggtcaacaATCTCCAAATAAGAAGCAGACTGTTGAAAGCAGATTAGAGTCACACGATGAAAAACAATCCATACGTAACGCGTGTCATCAAGACACCAAACCTGATGAGCTCTCGGAATTAACCAGCTCATTTGCCGAGTCAGACAAAACGGAAGAATATAAATTCAGCTCCAGTCAAGAATTATTCCCGGAGGAGAAAGTGCAAGACTCGTCTCGCGAGGAGGTTCAAATCCAGCCTGGAAACTGTGACTCGAGAACGTATCAAGGAATTTTAGACGTTGACGACAGCGGTGAATCTAAAGATAAGATCAATGATGATTCAGGGTTTCCAACCGGTTCGGACTCATTTAGAGGTAATGAAGCCTTAGAACATGATTATTTTAGATTGAATGTTGCATCTGATCCAACCCAACCTTCCTTACATCgcaatagctccccattacagTCACCTAATAGAATCAATAATTTACAATCATCAGACGTGCATCAAATACCATCCAAATCCAAAGAACCATTGTTACCGAAGACAGTAACGCAATCATTTGCTGATAACATTGGGCAGTCTCTAGACACCAATTATTCAGGGGAGACATTCTTGCCTAGCTCTCAAAGTTCTCTTATCTCACAAGCTTCATCTGATTTTGACATCCCGTGTACCCCAGAGGGTAAGAAACTGCACCCTTCACAAGTTGAGGAGGTGAGGGTTATGATAGCAAGAGGAGACTCGATTCCTCTGGTGTCATGTAAGAAGAAAATCGAATCAGATTAA